The Deltaproteobacteria bacterium genome includes a window with the following:
- a CDS encoding flagellar hook-basal body complex protein: MGSALWAGISGLNASSKQMDVIANNIANVNTIGYKAGKTFFSDVLSQSLSGGSSGSMQIGRGVEVSEVGTLFGPGSFETTGNATDVAIDGDGFFMVNDQDGASYYTRAGAFHLNSDGYLVDTNTYKLQGYNFFGTNNNNITDINLRNVQSSPSVTNIFSVGSNLNSATEAGETFNTTQTVYDSLGQKHSLGVVYRKTEENGMWSFQANMDGTDAQAQTAQGLKFDSNGDLSAIYTGAVGAVTSSGAGTATAALNQPGQVYQMGSITLTMGATAADWTVTTPGGYTNATILSANATTVTLDLDGNGGTDVTLTLAGGWASNDTATFTLTHTETAPLDMNVTFGTLPNGGTIGSGNVVNWDLVGNSALSITGYASTSVIKSLSNDGYASGLLKSLSVRDDGNISGFFTNGQTADVAQIVLANFSNPWGLKKMGSNLFGETLTSGPAIRNVPGASGMGNVSSNSLEMSNTDIATEFINMITAQKSYSANARVITTQDAMLTELMNIKR; encoded by the coding sequence ATGGGAAGTGCATTATGGGCAGGAATTTCGGGCTTAAATGCCAGTTCAAAGCAGATGGACGTCATCGCGAATAATATCGCTAACGTTAATACTATCGGTTATAAGGCGGGAAAGACATTCTTTTCTGACGTCTTGAGCCAGAGTCTTTCAGGCGGTTCGTCGGGTTCTATGCAGATAGGACGCGGTGTTGAGGTATCAGAGGTCGGTACGCTGTTTGGGCCAGGCTCTTTTGAGACGACAGGAAACGCCACGGACGTCGCCATCGACGGGGACGGATTTTTCATGGTGAATGATCAAGACGGCGCCTCGTATTACACGAGGGCGGGCGCCTTTCACCTTAACAGCGACGGTTATCTTGTCGATACAAACACTTACAAACTTCAAGGCTACAATTTCTTTGGCACCAACAATAATAATATTACCGATATAAACCTGAGAAACGTCCAGTCTTCTCCTTCGGTGACAAACATCTTTTCTGTTGGTTCAAATTTGAACTCCGCTACAGAGGCAGGTGAAACCTTTAACACGACACAGACGGTATATGATTCTCTTGGACAGAAACACAGCCTCGGCGTCGTATATAGGAAGACAGAGGAGAATGGGATGTGGAGTTTCCAGGCCAACATGGACGGAACGGATGCGCAAGCTCAAACCGCTCAAGGGCTCAAGTTTGATTCCAATGGTGATCTCAGTGCAATCTATACGGGGGCCGTCGGTGCTGTTACCTCTAGCGGAGCCGGAACTGCCACGGCCGCCCTCAATCAACCAGGACAGGTGTATCAGATGGGTTCTATAACGCTGACGATGGGCGCCACAGCAGCCGACTGGACAGTAACCACCCCCGGCGGCTATACGAATGCCACAATACTTTCCGCTAACGCCACGACCGTTACACTCGATCTTGATGGTAATGGCGGCACAGATGTGACTCTTACCCTGGCTGGCGGCTGGGCAAGCAATGATACGGCAACATTTACCCTCACGCATACCGAGACGGCGCCGTTGGATATGAACGTCACCTTCGGAACGCTACCCAACGGGGGGACCATTGGCAGCGGCAATGTCGTTAACTGGGATCTGGTCGGAAACAGCGCTCTGAGCATTACGGGTTACGCCAGTACGTCCGTCATTAAATCACTCTCCAATGACGGCTATGCCTCCGGTCTCTTGAAGAGCCTTTCCGTAAGAGATGATGGGAATATAAGCGGTTTCTTCACGAACGGACAAACGGCGGACGTGGCTCAGATTGTCCTTGCCAATTTCTCCAACCCATGGGGACTGAAAAAGATGGGTTCCAATCTGTTTGGCGAAACGCTAACATCGGGACCGGCCATCAGAAACGTTCCGGGCGCTTCCGGAATGGGTAACGTATCGTCAAACAGTCTCGAGATGTCGAATACCGATATCGCGACGGAATTCATTAACATGATCACTGCTCAGAAATCCTACTCGGCAAACGCCAGGGTCATAACCACACAGGATGCGATGCTAACTGAACTGATGAATATTAAGAGGTAA
- a CDS encoding flagellar hook-length control protein FliK: protein MDTSMQQLTLSGGSQDQPTSQGVSNRIKELSKGKQNGADLFDIIGGVGSFASIMKQKGTVFSIEKGDTEKEGSVSCQAELTTGKDEIKGRLAGVKVGRGYWSRKGTKEMNGDAIAFQHQVPFEKNMKLNPEELASGGVAEAKKTGKELLGKSGKTQSPMGEGSIDKGDALNLPDESPGHGSESSQIRSAIEKESTLSLKKGVSGFGKVEKSPSVDTMLSDDLARDLGALSADGLKSNKLAKKNVSEEMRISRSGDEKEDQKYDGERDISKELDIKGVSSKKVSSDPKGQEILLKSEQQKLESVKENSISTGRLNEASEEMQNNKNLFSEVFKSEKSVEGIDNEPLAGKSDTTLWTANADYSGVKGVWNSSGTNMNGDIAPLQFQDIMEQIEDGAANMMKNRSGRIVITLEPPNLGTLNMDVRVHNDMVRMVLIADNHDVKQVLHTNLDQLKTALQGQGLNIDRFEVLVQERSYDGNPGFQPGGGAFFEEGRGKRDNTKEDNSPIQILPSGGNELNDPSLGVISLFA, encoded by the coding sequence ATGGATACTTCAATGCAACAGTTGACATTAAGTGGCGGAAGTCAAGATCAACCAACGTCTCAGGGTGTGTCCAATAGAATTAAGGAGCTATCGAAAGGAAAGCAAAATGGTGCAGACCTCTTTGACATCATTGGAGGTGTGGGTTCATTTGCCAGCATAATGAAGCAAAAAGGCACGGTTTTTTCGATTGAGAAAGGCGATACCGAAAAGGAAGGTTCTGTAAGTTGCCAGGCAGAATTGACAACCGGGAAAGATGAGATAAAGGGGCGATTGGCTGGTGTTAAGGTTGGCCGCGGGTACTGGTCCCGAAAGGGAACAAAAGAAATGAATGGAGATGCGATTGCGTTTCAACATCAGGTACCTTTTGAGAAAAATATGAAACTCAATCCAGAAGAATTAGCATCGGGGGGAGTTGCGGAAGCTAAAAAAACGGGCAAAGAACTCCTTGGTAAATCAGGAAAAACTCAATCCCCCATGGGTGAAGGAAGTATCGACAAAGGCGATGCATTGAATCTGCCGGATGAATCTCCTGGACATGGTAGTGAGAGTTCGCAAATTAGATCCGCGATAGAAAAGGAAAGTACATTATCGTTAAAGAAGGGAGTCAGTGGATTTGGAAAAGTGGAGAAGTCACCTTCAGTCGATACGATGCTCTCAGATGACCTCGCCCGTGATTTAGGGGCACTATCAGCCGACGGTTTGAAGAGTAATAAACTCGCCAAGAAGAATGTATCTGAAGAAATGAGAATTTCCCGCTCCGGTGATGAAAAGGAAGATCAAAAGTATGATGGTGAAAGAGACATTTCGAAGGAGCTCGATATCAAGGGAGTAAGTAGTAAGAAAGTATCATCTGATCCGAAAGGGCAGGAGATACTGTTAAAGAGTGAGCAACAGAAGCTAGAGAGCGTAAAAGAAAATTCAATTTCAACGGGGCGGCTGAATGAAGCAAGTGAAGAGATGCAAAATAATAAAAATCTTTTCTCAGAAGTGTTCAAATCAGAAAAGTCTGTTGAAGGAATAGATAATGAACCCCTTGCCGGGAAAAGTGATACCACGCTCTGGACGGCTAATGCTGATTACTCCGGGGTAAAAGGTGTTTGGAATAGTTCGGGGACAAATATGAATGGTGATATTGCGCCTCTTCAGTTTCAGGACATTATGGAGCAGATTGAGGACGGCGCCGCGAATATGATGAAGAATCGATCCGGCAGGATTGTCATCACGCTGGAGCCGCCTAATCTCGGAACACTGAATATGGATGTCAGGGTTCATAACGACATGGTCAGGATGGTACTGATTGCAGACAATCATGATGTGAAGCAGGTATTGCACACCAATCTCGACCAATTAAAAACCGCCCTTCAAGGTCAGGGGTTAAACATCGATCGTTTTGAAGTTCTTGTCCAGGAAAGATCTTATGACGGTAATCCGGGATTCCAGCCCGGGGGCGGCGCCTTCTTTGAGGAAGGGCGGGGAAAAAGAGATAACACAAAAGAGGATAATTCTCCCATTCAAATATTGCCGTCAGGCGGGAATGAGTTAAATGATCCCTCTTTGGGTGTTATCAGTTTATTTGCATAA
- the fliJ gene encoding flagellar export protein FliJ — translation MFRFDLEAVLNFRVQIEEQCQLEFSDALNRLQAARVVLEDLKKEKKDRIVQLTKIQENAVNSDVIQRHFAFIEYLKCKEEKQRAVICKMEEEAEAKRHALLEAVKKRKVMETLREKKKAEYLLEMATKARKELDDFTIIKFAHGLRK, via the coding sequence ATGTTTCGGTTTGATCTGGAGGCGGTGTTAAACTTCAGGGTGCAGATAGAGGAGCAGTGTCAGCTTGAATTTTCCGATGCTCTGAACCGTCTGCAGGCGGCCAGGGTCGTTTTAGAAGATTTGAAAAAAGAAAAAAAAGATAGGATTGTACAATTGACAAAAATTCAGGAAAATGCCGTAAACTCCGATGTGATCCAGCGGCACTTTGCCTTCATTGAATACCTGAAATGCAAAGAAGAAAAGCAGAGGGCTGTTATTTGCAAAATGGAGGAGGAAGCCGAAGCAAAAAGGCATGCTCTCCTGGAGGCGGTTAAAAAACGGAAAGTTATGGAAACCTTAAGGGAGAAAAAAAAGGCTGAATATCTCCTGGAGATGGCTACTAAAGCTCGCAAAGAACTTGACGATTTTACAATAATCAAATTTGCTCATGGTCTGAGAAAATGA
- a CDS encoding flagellar hook capping protein, whose product MATVSSINSGTTSSTQTKNTIMGKDDFLKMLIAQLKNQDPLNPLDGSNFAAQLAQFSSLEQLQNMNTQLQTLGTSFSSLNNVQVANLIGNEVSAKGNTTTVEGSTNTLYYNLPSDVKQGTVKIYNAQGTLMKTFSFGSQKAGINSLTWNSSNVSAGTYTFEVSATDSSGKDVSVTSMVTGKVTGATFKNNVPYLTVNGQDIAFADILSVRKPAN is encoded by the coding sequence ATGGCTACGGTATCGAGTATAAATAGTGGGACTACCAGTTCCACTCAGACGAAGAACACCATAATGGGGAAGGATGATTTTCTGAAGATGCTGATCGCACAACTCAAGAATCAGGATCCCCTTAACCCCCTCGATGGGTCGAATTTCGCTGCCCAGCTTGCCCAGTTTTCGAGTCTTGAACAATTGCAGAACATGAATACACAACTGCAAACGTTGGGGACATCCTTCTCGTCCCTGAATAATGTCCAGGTAGCGAATCTCATCGGCAATGAGGTCTCTGCGAAAGGAAATACGACTACTGTGGAAGGATCAACAAATACACTGTACTATAATCTGCCCAGTGATGTGAAGCAGGGAACCGTGAAAATCTACAATGCCCAGGGGACGTTAATGAAAACCTTTAGCTTCGGATCTCAAAAAGCCGGTATTAATTCGTTGACGTGGAACAGCTCGAACGTTTCAGCAGGGACTTATACTTTTGAGGTGTCTGCAACCGACAGCAGCGGGAAAGATGTATCTGTTACGTCAATGGTAACGGGTAAGGTAACAGGTGCTACGTTTAAAAACAATGTTCCTTACCTTACCGTGAACGGACAGGATATCGCTTTTGCAGATATTCTATCCGTCAGGAAGCCGGCGAATTGA
- a CDS encoding flagellar basal body-associated FliL family protein, whose protein sequence is MAREEKDEKAVEEVPKKKKLPLKKLIIIGVAALIVVTAGAVGTVYYKKFFNKKDQVEQQAPQGAIWPMDPFIVNIQDQGGVDRYLKIIIELDVSDKNCIDELNQLKPKLRDNVLDLLSSKTYKDIMDISGKQRLREEIMLRLNSFLTKGKIVKVYFTEFVVQ, encoded by the coding sequence ATGGCAAGAGAAGAAAAAGATGAAAAGGCAGTGGAAGAGGTTCCGAAAAAAAAGAAATTGCCTCTTAAAAAGCTTATCATTATAGGCGTTGCCGCATTAATCGTGGTGACGGCCGGAGCTGTTGGGACTGTTTACTATAAAAAATTTTTCAATAAGAAAGATCAAGTAGAGCAGCAGGCGCCGCAAGGAGCTATATGGCCTATGGATCCTTTTATCGTGAATATACAGGATCAAGGTGGTGTTGACAGATACCTGAAAATTATTATCGAGCTCGACGTATCAGATAAAAATTGTATTGACGAGCTGAACCAATTAAAGCCGAAACTGAGGGATAACGTTTTGGATCTTCTTTCATCAAAAACGTATAAAGATATCATGGACATTTCTGGAAAACAGCGTTTGAGGGAAGAGATAATGCTTCGACTGAACAGCTTTTTGACCAAAGGAAAAATCGTTAAGGTCTACTTTACAGAATTTGTCGTTCAGTAG
- the fliI gene encoding flagellar protein export ATPase FliI, with translation MFDFDKCFRLIEQVNPIKVFGKVSQVIGLVVEGHGPCTSIGEMCEIYTNGHEEPLSAEVVGFKTGKVLMMPLETIRGVGPGCKIISLGKKADVRVGRGLLGRVIDGMGNPIDGKGPIGYQTEYPIYFSPINPLKRKRVTEVMDLGIRVINALLTCGKGQKMGVFSGSGIGKSILLGMMAKNTRADVNVIGLIGERGREVREFIEKNLGKEGLERSVVVVATSDTHPIIRMRAAYVATSIAEYFRDQGKDVLLMVDSLTRFAMAQREVGLSIGEPPTTKGYTPSVFSLMPKLLERVGAVEGKGSITGLYTILVEGNDFDEPIADAARSILDGHIVLSRILAAKNHYPAIDVLSSISRVMIDVVDDEHKGKAGSILNILATYKKAEDLINIGAYVKGSSHEVDFAIEMIGRVNAFSMQAINESVGFKESRRGMFALFE, from the coding sequence TCCTATCAAGGTTTTCGGTAAAGTAAGCCAGGTCATTGGTCTGGTGGTGGAGGGGCATGGCCCTTGTACTTCTATTGGAGAAATGTGTGAAATTTATACAAACGGCCATGAAGAGCCGCTCAGTGCCGAGGTAGTAGGTTTTAAGACGGGCAAGGTTCTCATGATGCCTCTCGAAACTATCCGCGGAGTGGGTCCCGGCTGCAAGATTATATCACTTGGGAAGAAGGCGGATGTCAGAGTCGGGAGAGGTCTCCTTGGGCGCGTGATTGACGGCATGGGGAACCCCATTGACGGCAAAGGACCAATAGGGTACCAAACGGAATACCCCATATATTTCAGTCCGATCAATCCTCTGAAGAGGAAAAGAGTTACGGAGGTGATGGACCTCGGAATAAGGGTTATAAATGCGTTGCTCACCTGCGGTAAGGGGCAGAAAATGGGGGTATTTTCCGGGTCCGGTATTGGCAAGAGCATTCTTTTAGGGATGATGGCAAAAAACACCAGGGCCGATGTAAACGTAATCGGGCTCATCGGCGAGAGAGGACGGGAAGTGCGGGAGTTCATCGAGAAGAATCTCGGCAAAGAAGGCTTGGAGAGATCCGTAGTTGTTGTCGCTACCTCGGATACGCACCCCATCATAAGGATGAGAGCGGCATATGTTGCAACATCTATCGCCGAGTATTTCAGGGACCAGGGGAAGGATGTGCTCCTTATGGTTGATTCTCTGACGAGGTTTGCCATGGCCCAGCGAGAAGTTGGTCTATCCATCGGTGAGCCACCGACGACAAAAGGATATACGCCCTCGGTGTTCAGCCTTATGCCGAAGCTTCTTGAGAGGGTTGGCGCCGTGGAAGGCAAGGGAAGTATAACAGGCCTGTACACAATCCTGGTTGAGGGGAATGACTTTGATGAGCCGATTGCAGACGCGGCAAGATCGATTTTGGATGGTCATATTGTACTTTCTCGCATTCTGGCGGCAAAGAATCATTATCCGGCGATAGACGTCCTGAGCAGTATCAGCAGGGTTATGATTGATGTGGTTGATGATGAGCACAAGGGGAAAGCAGGCAGTATCTTAAACATCCTTGCAACATACAAGAAGGCTGAAGATCTCATAAATATTGGCGCTTATGTAAAGGGCAGCAGCCATGAAGTTGATTTTGCAATAGAGATGATCGGCAGGGTGAATGCCTTTTCTATGCAGGCCATCAATGAATCAGTAGGTTTTAAAGAAAGCAGAAGGGGAATGTTCGCCCTTTTTGAATAG